From Salvia splendens isolate huo1 chromosome 3, SspV2, whole genome shotgun sequence, a single genomic window includes:
- the LOC121797256 gene encoding DEAD-box ATP-dependent RNA helicase 38-like translates to MAHNMSSTIATITPLETKSWADVADEENEASSSNINIKLDSLVVDESKQGALGLTNPEDSTIEAVTSGDTPYTSAKRFEDLNLSPELLKGLYVEMKFEQPSKIQAISLAMILTPPYKNLIAQAHNGSGKTTCFVLGMLSRVDPNVREPQALCICPTRELAIQNMEVLLKMGKFTGITSELALPSDQANYMPIQKRPPITAQVIIGTPGTISKWLQHKKLGLSKMKILVFDEADHMLAMSGFRDESIRIMKAIAISSSNCQVLLFSATFDDDVKDFSSKIAGEIFKGQPNQMFVKKEELSLDSVKQYKVHCPDELSRIMVIKDQILELGEKVGQTIVFVKSRNAASMLHQALVKLGYGVTTIQGALNIEDRDKIIKEFKDGLTQVLIATDVLARGFDQSQVNVVINFDLPVQYGRYSEPDNEVYLHRVGRAGRFGRKGAVFNLLCLDSDDMIMDKIEKHFNSQITEVDPWNSREAFEDALRRAGLL, encoded by the exons ATGGCTCACAACATGAGTAGTACCATCGCCACGATTACCCCGCTGGAGACGAAATCGTGGGCGGATGTCGCCGATGAGGAGAACGAGGCTTCATCGTCCAATATCAATATAAAATTGGACTCATTGGTTGTCGATGAGTCCAAACAAGGAGCACTCGGCCTTACAAATCCCGAGGATTCCACCATTGAAGCG GTTACGTCCGGGGACACTCCATATACCTCAGCTAAGAGATTCGAAGACTTGAACTTGTCACCTGAGCTGCTAAAGGGGCTTTATGTTGAGATGAAGTTTGAGCAACCTAGCAAGATTCAGGCAATCAGTTTAGCCATGATCTTAACTCCTCCTTACAAGAATTTAATAGCTCAAGCTCATAATGGATCCGGGAAGACCACTTGCTTTGTGCTTGGTATGTTGAGCCGAGTTGATCCGAATGTCCGTGAACCTCAGGCTCTCTGCATTTGCCCCACCAGGGAGTTAGCCATTCAG AATATGGAAGTGCTTCTGAAGATGGGGAAGTTCACTGGGATAACCTCAGAATTAGCCTTACCATCTGATCAAGCAAACTACATGCCAATACAAAAGAGGCCACCTATTACAGCGCAAGTAATCATCGGCACACCAGGCACAATCTCTAAATGGTTGCAGCACAAGAAATTGGGTTTGAGTAAAATGAAGATTCTTGTGTTTGATGAGGCAGACCACATGTTGGCAATG AGTGGATTCCGAGATGAATCAATCAGGATAATGAAGGCTATTGCTATATCCAGTTCCAATTGCCAG GTCCTGTTATTCTCGGCTACCTTTGATGATGATGTGAAGGACTTTTCATCCAAAATAGCTGGAGAGATCTTTAAAGGACAACCTAATCAAATGTTTGTCAAAAAGGAAGAACTATCTCTGGATTCTGTAAAACAGTACAAGGTTCATTGTCCTGACGAGCTTTCAAGGATCATGGTGATTAAAGACCAAATACTTGAACTTGGAGAGAAAGTGGGTCAGACAATTGTCTTTGTCAAATCCAGGAATGCTGCATCTATGTTGCACCAAGCTTTGGTCAAACTTGGCTATGGGGTGACTACGATCCAAGGTGCTCTGAATATAGAGGACAGGGACAAAATCATAAAAGAGTTCAAAGATGGTCTGACCCAAGTTCTAATCGCAACTGATGTTCTGGCTCGAGGTTTTGACCAGAGCCAG GTTAATGTGGTTATCAATTTTGATCTTCCTGTGCAATATGGTCGGTATTCTGAGCCTGACAATGAGGTTTACTTGCACCGGGTTGGTAGAGCTGGGCGCTTTGGCCGCAAAG GTGCTGTGTTCAACTTGCTTTGTCTTGACAGCGATGATATGATTATGGACAAGATTGAGAAACACTTCAACTCTCAGATTACTGAG GTGGATCCTTGGAATAGTCGGGAAGCATTCGAGGATGCTCTACGGCGCGCTGGGCTATTGTGA
- the LOC121796741 gene encoding uncharacterized protein LOC121796741, which translates to MMVSHHSNDAMREIQEAQKEHRAALDMLTKKLSQVAMSLGELRGNEGKIHATVQPPGRENISEVSLRSGKVYQSPSSPAVPPVSMPGSIQEEEGESSPPDQAKGRDKCKAKMGGETLGESQGEEAEKVKPYPYRGMVTRKRDAMINVAILFKDVEVKVPLLTALKMLPISKFIKDYLAGKVNEEGRMITEENVSAVIQRSDLPSKKTDPGMFTLPISIGEIQVEHSMCDLGASINVLPYSINKKLGEAKLVDTDILIQLADRSCIHPEGILEDVIVKVNDFLYLADFFVIKMTKPAAKESSGVLLGRPFLSTASTIIDIRNGTISLDFNGEQFTFNIDKAMKRPADSENVYLVDVTEPLVQEFLQRQFTDSAADKGVEREIADWYEAMKVGEMDDQAIAKAVMDF; encoded by the coding sequence ATGATGGTTTCGCACCATTCTAATGATGCGATGCGTGAGATtcaggaggctcagaaggagcatAGGGCAGCACTGGACATGCTTACAAAGAAattatctcaggtcgccatgtcgCTGGGAGAGCTGAGaggaaatgaagggaagatcCATGCCACGGTGCAACCACCTGGGCGGGAGAACATAAGCGAAGTCTCCCTGAGATCAGGGAAGGTATACCAGAGCCCCAGCTCACCTGCGGTACCCCCAGTATCTATGCCTGGATcaatccaagaagaagaaggagagtccAGTCCCCCTGATCAAGCCAAAGGAAGAGACAAATGCAAAGCGAAAATGGGCGGCGAGACCTTAGGAGAAAGTCAAGGAGAAGAAGCTGAGAAGGTCAAGCCCTACCCATATCGTGGAATGGTCACCAGGAAGAGAGACGCCATGATCAATGTGGCCATTCTGTTCAAGGATGTGGAAGTCAAGGTGCCACTCTTGACGGCATTAAAGATGCTCCCAATCAGCAAGTTTATAAAGGACTATCTGGCGGGGAAGGTCAATGAAGAAGGGAGAATGATCACAGAGGAAAATGTCTCTGCAGTGATCCAGCGGAGCGACCTCCCATCAAAGAAGACCGACCCAGGGAtgttcacactcccaatttcGATCGGAGAGATTCAAGTGGAGCActcaatgtgtgatttgggggcgtctatCAATGTTCTGCCGTATTCCATTAATAAGAAGCTGGGAGAGGCCAAGCTCGTCGATACTGACATCTTAATACAGCTGGCTGACAGGTCTTGCATTCACCCGgagggaattctggaagatgTAATAGTGAAGGTGAATGATTTTCTATACCTagccgacttcttcgtcataaaAATGACAAAACCAGCGGCGAAAGAGTCTAGTGGAGTCCTGTTGGGAAGACCGTTCCTGTCTACGGCCAGCACTATAATCGACATCCGTAATGGGACGATCAGTTTGGATTTCAATGGAGAACAGTTTACATTCAATATTGACAAAGCAATGAAGAGACCAGCAGACAGTGAAAACGTGTATTTGGTGGATGTGACCGAGCCGCTGGTGCAGGAGTTCCTACAAAGGCAGTTCACAGACTCCGCCGCGGACAAGGGAGTTGAGAGAGAAATCGCAGACTGGTATGAGGCAATGAAAGTGGgtgaaatggatgatcaagccatagCGAAGGCAGTGATGGATTTCTGA
- the LOC121793757 gene encoding pistil-specific extensin-like protein, whose amino-acid sequence MGAHILFTAAAALLLLAGSATECDIFHVTGSVLCQECGEGWNEWVNGANPIQGSKVSVTCLDERSRVVQYASDLTDEAGNFDIACNKYVNGKKLNPQNCYVRLVSSPDPICNVATNFAGGKTGVKLHRPSVVYRDILKYALGSFYYTTPMCDDPDTNDQDDSEQNNY is encoded by the exons atggGAGCGCACATTCTCTTCACAGCCGCAGCAGCACTGCTACTCCTGGCCGGCTCCGCCACGGAGTGCGACATCTTCCACGTCACCGGAAGCGTGCTCTGCCAGGAGTGCGGCGAGGGGTGGAATGAATGGGTCAATGGCGCCAACCCTATCCAAG GGTCCAAAGTGTCGGTCACGTGCTTGGACGAGAGGAGCAGGGTGGTGCAATATGCCAGTGACTTAACTGACGAAGCCGGAAACTTCGACATCGCTTGTAATAAATACGTAAATGGAAAGAAGTTGAACCCGCAAAACTGCTACGTGAGGCTTGTGTCGTCGCCGGACCCCATCTGCAATGTGGCAACCAACTTCGCCGGTGGCAAGACCGGGGTCAAGCTGCACCGCCCCAGTGTTGTGTATAGGGACATTCTTAAATACGCGCTTGGCTCGTTCTACTACACGACTCCCATGTGCGATGACCCCGATACAAATGATCAAGACGATTCTGAACAGAACAACTACTAG